In the Thermodesulfobacteriota bacterium genome, one interval contains:
- a CDS encoding plasmid stabilization protein yields the protein MRYVLVFTQQYEKRARRFLKRHPELKRPYVKTLQLLEADPFHPSLRLHRLAGRLADLHSVSITLSYRITLEFLIEGNEIVPVDVGDHDTVY from the coding sequence ATGAGGTACGTCCTCGTCTTCACCCAGCAGTATGAGAAGCGCGCCCGCCGCTTCCTCAAACGGCACCCCGAGCTCAAGCGCCCGTATGTGAAAACGCTGCAACTCCTCGAGGCCGACCCGTTCCACCCCTCCTTGCGCCTCCACCGGCTCGCGGGACGCCTCGCAGACCTCCACTCGGTCTCCATCACCCTGTCGTACCGCATCACCCTGGAGTTCCTCATCGAGGGCAACGAGATCGTCCCCGTGGACGTCGGGGACCACGACACGGTCTACTGA
- a CDS encoding transposase — WVLLPDHLHCLWTLPPGDSDFSTRWRLVKGFVSRALAPVTKAAATPSRLRTGEKSLWQRRFWEHTIRDDRDFAAHCEYIHYNPVKHGLCRSPADWPWSTLGRYVADGSYPAGWDEEREPSLPEEVGRE; from the coding sequence TGGGTTCTGCTCCCCGACCACCTGCACTGCCTGTGGACGCTCCCGCCGGGGGACAGCGATTTCTCGACGCGCTGGCGGCTGGTGAAGGGATTTGTTTCGAGAGCGCTGGCCCCGGTCACGAAGGCCGCCGCAACCCCGAGTCGCCTGCGCACGGGCGAGAAGAGCCTCTGGCAGCGCCGCTTCTGGGAGCACACGATCCGGGACGACCGGGACTTCGCGGCCCACTGCGAGTACATCCACTACAACCCCGTGAAGCACGGTCTGTGCCGGTCGCCTGCCGACTGGCCGTGGTCGACCCTGGGGCGGTACGTGGCCGACGGATCATACCCTGCCGGCTGGGATGAAGAGCGTGAGCCCTCACTGCCGGAGGAGGTGGGACGCGAGTGA
- a CDS encoding type II toxin-antitoxin system Phd/YefM family antitoxin: MVAISANELKTRGIAAIESALADEREATISVRGKNRYVVMPLEQFHYLRECELEAALAQTRSDLATGSAVRESAEAHVERMEREDEE; encoded by the coding sequence ATGGTGGCGATCAGCGCAAACGAACTGAAGACTCGGGGCATCGCCGCCATCGAGAGCGCGCTCGCGGACGAACGGGAGGCCACGATCTCGGTGCGGGGGAAGAACCGCTACGTGGTCATGCCCCTCGAGCAATTCCACTACCTGAGAGAGTGCGAGTTGGAAGCGGCGCTGGCGCAGACCCGGAGCGACCTGGCCACCGGCAGCGCGGTCCGCGAGAGTGCTGAAGCCCACGTGGAACGGATGGAGCGGGAAGACGAGGAATGA